The genomic segment TCATTTTTTATTCAGGCTGCAAAGGTAAAAAAATATAACACAGGTTCGTTTTTTTAGACATAATAATTTATTTTTAAGCACTCAGTGCTATTAATTGTTTCATTAAGTCACATTGATCAAATGGATTACGTTCAGAAAATATAACATTAATTGTTTTATATTACTTATCTCTTAATACTGATTATTTTCGGTGTAAGATTTTGTTGTTAAGCAGGTAATAATGTTTTGTTTTTTAAGGAGGATGATAGTTTGATTCTTCATTAAAAAATACGAACTTTGCACTTTCAAAATATATAATGCATAACGATCATTATGATATACTTTTTTCGTAATAAGCTTGAGGAAATAATTGCTGTGAAATCAGCCAGTACGATATCCGGACAAAGCATTTCCAAACTGGAGTGGCTCTTTGGAGAAGCCAAATACATTGAATTGCAAGATATTCAAGGGTGGTTTATTGGACCGAGAAAGGAAATGATCACACCATGGAGTACAAATGCAGTAGATATTACGTTGAATATGAACATACATGACATTGTGCGTATTGAACGTTTTGTACCGACCACACCTCCAAAAGAAAATGCACCGCGCAATTACGATCCGATGCTTCAGGCGCTTTACGAAAACCTGACAAATGATATCTTCACTATTGACAAAGAACCCGATCCTATTTTATACATCAGTGATATTGCCGCCTATAATCAACAGGAGGGATTAGCATTGAACAAAGATGAAATTACGTATCTGGAAGGGTTACAGGAAAAATTAGGAAGACAACTTACGGATAGTGAGATATTCGGGTTCTCACAGGTCAATTCGGAACATTGCCGCCATAAAATTTTCAATGGAAAATTTGTGATTGACGGAGAAGAAATGCCATCTACCTTATTCCAGATGATCAGGCGAACCTCCTCAGTAAATCATAACAAAATAGTTTCTGCTTATAAAGATAATTGTGCATTTGTTGAAGGACCCGAGATCAGGCGGTTTGTACCCAGAAGAGGAGATCAACCTGATTTTTTTACCATCCGGGATGAATCATCAGTTATTTCTTTAAAGGCGGAAACCCATAACTTCCCGACTACCGTTGAACCGTTCAACGGAGCTGCTACAGGAAGTGGCGGAGAGATCCGTGACCGGCTAGCGGGTGGTAAGGGCGCTATTCCTTCTGCAGGAACGGCAGTATATATGACTCCCTATCCCCGTTTTCAGGAAACAGGCCGCACATGGGAAAAAATCACCCCGAGGCCCTGGTTGTATCAATCTCCGTTAGATATCCTGATCAAGGCATCGAATGGTGCCAGTGACTTCGGTAACAAATTCGGACAACCATTAATCTGCGGCAGTGTACTCACCTACGAGCATGTCGAAAACATGAAAAAATACGGCTTTGATAAAGTCATCATGCTTGCAGGAGGCATTGGTTATACCAGAAAAGAAGATAGTGAGAAAGATATTCCCGAACAGGGAGATAAAATAGTACTGTTGGGTGGTGACAACTACCGGATCGGTATGGGTGGAGGTGCCGTGTCATCTGTAGCCACCGGAGAATACAATAATGCTATTGAACTGAATGCGGTACAACGTTCAAATCCCGAGATGCAGAAACGTGTAGCCAATGCTATCCGGGCATTAGCTGAAAGTAAGGAAAACCCTATCATCTCCATCCATGACCACGGAGCCGGCGGACATCTTAACTGTCTTTCGGAACTGGTGGAAGCAACGGGCGGCATCATCGACATGAGCCGTTTACCCGTCGGGGATCCTACCCTTTCCGATAAGGAAATCGTGGGCAATGAATCCCAGGAACGTATGGGATTGATCATGAAACCGGAAAATGTACAGTTGCTCCGTGATATAGCAAAACGGGAACGGGCCCCGATGTATGTCATAGGACATGCTACCGGAGACCATCGTTTCACTTTTGAAGATACGAAAACAGGAGAAAAGCCGATCGACCTCCTGCTGGAAGACATGTTTGGGAATACTCCCAGGACAGTGATGACCGACACCACGATTGAAAAAAAATTCGAGCCTATCGAATATGAGAAGCATAAAATACAGGAGTATGTTGAAAGCCTGTTACAACTTGAAGCTGTAGCTTGTAAGGATTGGTTGACCAATAAAGTCGACCGCTCTGTTACAGGGCTGATTGCCCTGCAGCAGACAGCCGGTGAAATCCAGTTACCTTTGAACAACCTGGGTGTTGTGGCATTGGATTATCAAGGCGGATACGGTATGGCTACTTCCATAGGCCATGCTCCAGGAGTCGCAATGCTTGATGCTGCAGCCGGCTCCCGGATAGCAATTGCCGAAGCACTGACCAACCTGGTCTGGGCACATCTTAGCGATGGGTTGAAAGGTGTCTCCTTAAGTGCTAACTGGATGTGGCCCTGCAAAAACCCTGGCGAAGACGCTCTTTTGTACCGTGCAGTAGAAGCTGCCAGCAAATTTGCCATCGATCTGGGCATCAATATCCCGACCGGAAAAGATTCTTTATCCATGACCCAGAAATATCCGGACGGGGAAGTTGTTTTCTCTCCCGGGACATGCATTATTTCCACCGTAGCACAGGTATCGGATATCCGTAAAGTCGTACGCCCTGTGATGGTTAATGACGAATCCACCCATATTATTTATGTTGACCTATCGCGTTCTCCTTTTGCATTAGGAGGAAGCAGCTTTTCACAGATCATCGGGAAAATCGGGGATATTGTTCCAGATATTGCCGAAACGACCTATTTTGTGAAAGCCTTCGATGTCGTCCAGCGCCTGATCGGTAAAGGATTGATCCTTGCCGGGCATGACGTCTCATCAGGCGGATTGATCACAACATTACTCGAAATGTGCTTCGCCAACAGGGAGGGGGGTATGGAAGTAGACCTGACTTCAGTTGCCAGCGAACGTGAAAACTGGGATTCCGATATTATCAGGTTATTATTTGCAGAAAATCCTGCTTTAGTGATACAGGTAGAAGAAGCGGACAGTGTAAAGGTACATGAAGCATTCGGATTGGCTGGAATAAAAGCTTACACAATCGGTAAACCTATCCCTAAGAGGATTATACGGGCTTTCTGCGAAGGAGAAAAATATAAATTCGATATCGATCAACTGAGGGACCTCTGGTTCAAAACGTCTTATCTCCTGGATGGACGGCAAAGTGGTAAGAAAAAAGCAACAGAACGATTCAGCAATTATAAGTTCCAACACCTTGAATATGTTTTCCCACCTCATTTTAAAGGGTCTTTTGATCAATATGACATTAACCCCGACCGGAAAACACCAAGCGGAGTGAAAGCGGCCATTATAAGGGATAAAGGCTCGAACGGAGACCGGGAGATGGCATGGATGATGCACCTGGCAGGAATGGATGTAAAGGATGTACATACCTCCGACCTGATCGACGGACGGGAAACTTTGGATGATGTGAATATGATCGTCTTTGTAGGAGGATTCTCTAATTCCGATGTACTGGGTTCTGCCAAAGGATGGGCGGGAGCACTTCTCTACAATGAAAAAGCTAAAGCAGCCATTACCCGTTTCTATGCCCGTCCTGACACGTTAAGCCTGGGTATATGTAACGGTTGCCAATTGATGGTCGAATTGGGCTTATTGACTCCTGAGGATGAACAAAAACCAACCATGGAGCCTAATGATTCCAGGAAATTTGAAAGCAATTTCATCAATGTAACTATTCCTGAAAACCATTCCGTGATGCTGCAATCGATGGCCGGATCAAGGCTGGGAGTATGGATCGCGCATGGTGAAGGTAAATTCAACTTTCCTATGCCTGCGGAACATTATCATATCGGGCTGACATACAGTTATGACGCTTATCCGGCCAATCCAAACGGATCACCGATGGGAATTGCCGGTATATATAGTAAGGACGGCAGGCATCTGGCCATGATGCCTCATCCGGAACGTGCCATTTATCCATGGAACTGGCCTTATTATCCCGCATCTCGGGAACATGACCAGATTACCCCGTGGGTGGAAGCATTTGTCAATGCGGCAGAATGGATACAAAAGCAAAAAAATGAATAAAAGTAAAATAGGGAATAGTTTTGATTAATACTATTCCCTATTTTTTTATTTCAGGAAACTATCAGAATATCTGATGAAATATTAAAAGTTAATAAACAATCAAATACACACGGGAATCATATATAAAGTAAATACTTAAAATTAATCGATCATGAAAACAAATCAGAAATTTCTAGCTGAGTTCATTGGTACATTTATATTGGTTCTTGGTGGTTGTGGTACAGCCGTATTTGCATCTTCTGCCAATTTTGTCGGCATATTAGGTGTCGCTTTGGCCTTTGGACTAACCGTTGTAGCAGGGGCATATGCAATCGGTCATATCTCCGGTGCTCATTTGAATCCTGCTGTATCATTTGGTCTGTGGGCAGGAGGAAGGATGCCCGGAAAAGATCTTTTACCCTATATGGGTGCACAGATCCTGGGAGCCATTCTTGCTGCAACCGTAATTTACCTCATTGTATCTAATAAAACCGATTTTTCGGGAATAGGTGGCTTTGCGGCAAACGGTTATGGAGAACATTCTCCGGGAGGATATGGTTTGTTGGCCGCATTGATTGCAGAAACCACACTTACTTTTATTTTTCTATTGGTGATACTGGGAGTTACGGATAAAACGGGACCTGCCGGGTTTGCCGGATTAGCCATTGGTTTGACTCTTACATTGATACACCTGATCAGCATTCCTATTACCAACACATCTGTTAATCCGGCCCGTTCCATCAGCCAGGCCTTTTTCGTGGGAGGATGGGCATTAGAGCAGTTATGGCTATTCATTCTGGCTCCATTGGCCGGAGCTTTCCTGGCCGGCATCGTTTATAAGGCCGCTTTCGCCCAGAAAAACGAAAGTTAAATCTGATCTATTCTTATCATAAGGTTATTTTCGGAATAATTGCATCATCCATTTTTCAGGAACCTGTTTTTCAATGGATTTGAAGAATGACGACCCTATCCTGTTATGGCTCTTAAGTGGGGATATTTCCATCCGGTACCAGACATACCGTGATTTACTGGGCATTGAAAAACCAGACTTACAAAAGAGAATCGGATCGGAAGGATGGGGTCGTCATTTTTTATCCTGTCGCAAAGATAACGGACACTGGGGAAATGGATTTTACCAACCCAAATGGATCTCATCGCATTACACGCTGCTGGATCTTAAATACCTCTGTATTTCACCGGATACCCAACCGGCAAAAGAAACCATCTACCGCATTTTTGAACATGCAAAAGGAACTGACGGTGGGATCAATCCTTCTGGAAGCATCAAACAGAGTGATGTCTGTATCAATGGGATGGCGCTAAATTATGCCTGTTATTTCCGGACAGAAGAAAAACTGTTGCAATCAGTGATCGATTTCATCCTCGGCGAAAAAATGGGGGATGGCGGATTTAACTGCCATTCGAATCGTAAAAATACCGTTCATAGTTCGCTACATACCACCCTATCTGTGCTTGAAGGAATAGAAGAATTCGAACAGAACGGATACCGGTACAGGATCGATGAACTTCAGGAAGCAAAAAAGACATCACAGGAGTTCATCCTGAAACACCATTTATTCCGGTCCGACAAAACAGGTGACGTCATCAAATCCGCATTTTTAAAATTGTGCTATCCGGGACGTTGGTACTACGACATATTAAAAGCCCTGGATTATTTCAGACTGGCGGATGTACCTTATCAAGCCAATATGGAGGATGCCCTGAAAATCATCCGGCAGAAGAGGACAAAAGACGGTGTATGGAAACTCCCTTCACCCCATCAGGGGATAGTACATTTCACTATGGAAGAAGCCGGAGAACCCAGTCGTTGGAACACATTACGGGCATTAAGGGTACTGAAAAAATATGATCAGATCTAATACTTAATCAATACTGAAGCCCATAATAAAAGAAAGAGAATGTGTGGGGTGAAATAGAAAAATCGTGCAAAAGAAAATTTACACGATTTTTTCTGATAAAATATTTGCATGAGGCTTAGAATTCAACCTTTTCCAGCTGAAGTTGCGCCTCATTACAACGATCAGATCCGCGGCTTCTGAATCATACGAATAATCAGAGAGATCATGTAAATGACCAATCCATATACTGCTGTAATCACTGCAACTCTCAAACCGGCCCAGACAATGACTTGACTGATCCCACCAGCCGCCTCAATGTCCAATGCCGCCTGCATAATTCCGACCAACGTAGCAAAAACCCCAAATGCAGCTGCGAACTTACCGATCTCCTTGACCCAGGCAGGAGCTTTCCATGCGGCTAAGAACAGAGCAATCAAAATAAGCGTCATAAAAGTCATCCAGGGAACCCCGCCTTCAACAAATAGAGTGAACATAAAATTAAAGTTTTAAGGTGAATGATAATAATAATTTAACAATACAAAGTTACCGCAGTTTCAATTGTTTTGGTATCATCCGACCTGACCAAATCCCCCGATAAAGCAACCAAATCCCCAATTATCGAAACAGTCAAAGAACAGTCGGCTATTTTTAACTATTTTTGTTTTGAAGATCATCCAAAATGAGACGTTATTTCGAAATAATCTATTGGTTTGCTGCCGTAATTCTGATCAGCCTGCTCTTTGTGAGCCTGATGAAAAGTTACGTTGCAGCGCTCTTTTTGTCTGTTATGATGCTTCCGGGGGCGCTTTTTGCCAAGTTCCTCGGTGGTTCCATATCATCCCAAAATCGCTCCCGCAGAGTTCTCGAAACAATATATTTCCTATTGATTGTCCTTCTTATCGAGTACCTTGCTATTTTCCTCTCCTGCTTCTACCTCTTTGGGTATCATCTTCCCGAAACTATGAATATCCTATTCAACCCTTTATTTATCTGGCTTTTATTGATTGTCTTCTGGGGCTTTGAGAGGTTTCTGGCAGCAAAATTCTTGGTCGGAAAGGTACGCGACAGATTTATGGAATTCACCTCGGAACGCAAAAAAATAAGGATAGAAATCGATACAATATTGTATGTTGAGTCGCGTGACGACGTTGTGCTTGTGGTCGCTTCAGATGGAAAACAATACCGTACCAGAATGAATATCACGCTGTGGAGCAATGTCCTGGATGACCGATTTGCAAGGGTGCACAGAGCCTTTATTGTAAACAGGAACTATGTGAAAGGCATGTCGGCTGGGCGATTGGAACTTGCTTCAGGTGTAAAGATCGATGTCTCGAAACGCTACCGGGAGATGGTAGGAGAATGGTTTGACATTGTTGATTGAATTAATCATGGGCGCGACTAAACCATAACTCCGTTTTGCTTCAGGAAAGTTGATTGCCTTCTTTCGGGTTACTATCAAAAAATATATTCACTAACTTTAAATTTAAAGCGTTTTTATCCGTAAAAAAGTGAATTTCTATCGCATTCACACTATATTCGTGACCAATACTGAAATTCCGATGAGAATATTGAAATTTCACAAAAATGCCAGATGCTTCTTTTTCCAATCCGCAAAAAAAGGCGGAGTATTCAATTCCAGTTCCTGTTGTTGGTTCAGAAACACCTGCATACTGGATGCTTCGAGAATCAATGCCTGGTCACTTTCCCGGTATATGGAATAATCAAAAAGTATCTTGGCTGCATCACTATTGATAAAACGTGTTTCTACAATCGCCGAATCTCCGTAACGTAGCGGAAGCTGATACACACAGTTAAGTTTAACAATCGGAATGTAGTAGCCGGATTCAAGTACATCCTGATAAGTGATCCCATATTTTTTCCCAAAAGATTCGCGGCCATCTTCAAGATATTTAACATAAGCCCCGTGCCACACAATATTCATTGAATCTACTTCACTAAAACGCACTTTGATATGGACGGTGTCGGACAATACCTGCATATTATTTTGTTTGATTTTCACAATGATAAATATTAGATCGTTTCATTCAAATGAATGCAAATATAGTGAAAGGTGAGAGCAATTATAGAAAACTTGCTTTCGAAAAATTGCCGAATTACATCCTATATCCTATAAATATAGAAAGAATATGGTCAATAGATCCACAATACACTCAATCATGAATCTCCTTAAAGAAAAGGACTTTAACAATTATTAAGATTTTTTCGTGACCATTCTTGCCAAGTATTGGTTAACATTGCATGACTTTTTGGTAAAATGGTTTTATGATAAAATTTTGTTACGTAAAACTCTTACAATAAAACTTTATACCGGAAGCTAGTTCATATTCCTGTTATGTCGGAAATCATCGTTTTTCTTTTGTAAAAAACTGTACATCATATTCTAAAAATGAAAGTAAAAAATATCTTCTTTATTGCTTTGGCACTTGCATTGGTGGGAGCAATCGTATATAAAGCTGTTTGGTCCAAGCCGGCACAGGCGAAATCCGGAGGCGGTCTGGCCCGTGCTGCCTTACCTGTGAACCTTCTGGTCGTTAAACCGCAAAGTTTTATCGAAACACTTTCTGTAACGGGGACTGTCGAAGCCAATGAAGAAGTCCTGTTGAAAAGTGAAGTGTCGGGAAAAATTACAGGGATCTTCTTCAACGAAGGTACCCGGGTTGATAAAGGAACATTGCTGATAAAAGTATATGATGATGATTTACAGGCACAATTAACAAAAGCCCAGGCCAACCTGAAGCTGACAGAAGAAGTGGAAGCCCGCCAGAAACAATTACTGGAACGGGAAGCCATCAGCCGTCAGGATTATGATGTGGCTTATGCAAATCTTCAATCGGCACAAGCTGATGTAGCCCTGTTTGAATCCCAGATATCAAAAACAGAGATACGTGCTCCTTTTGATGGAACAATCGGATTCCGTAAAGTATCACCCGGCGAATATATTACTCCCGGAACTGAGATTGCGTCTTTAGTGAACAATCATCCGGCAAAAATACAATTCGCCGTTCCTGAAAAATATTCAAGGGTACTGGGAAAAAATACGGTTATCAAATATAGGCTGGAAGGAATGCTTGACGAACGTACCGCTTCGGTATATGCTGTGGATCCTGCTATAGATCAGGCAACCCGTACTTTACAGTTAAAAGCGCTCAGCCCTAATTTAAAAGGTGAACTTATCCCCGGTGCTTTTGTAAGAATCAATGTATTAATGGAAAAAAGCGATAATGTAATACTGGTTCCCACTGAAGCTGTAATATCTGAAACAGATGGACAAAAAGCTTATTTGTTCCGCAATGGAAATGTTGAAAAAGTAACAGTTGAAACAGGCACCCGTACCAACAGTAAAGTAGAAATTGTGCGAGGTATCCATTCCGGAGATACACTGATCACAACAGGTATGATGCAAATTACCCCTAGGTCAATGGTCACTCCCGCCGTAATCAATTGATACCCTGAATGAATTCCGGATTTTCTTTTTCATAGACCTGAAACCAGGTTTCATATAAACTTAACAAAGCGTTCTATTAAACGTCATTGAATAATTAAACAAGCATGAGCTTAGCATCCACAAGTATTAAGCGTCCGGTTATGGCTATTGTGATGTCATTAGTTGTCATCATCTTTGGTATGATCGGGCTCACCTCGCTGCCTGTACGCGAATATCCCAGTGTTGACCCTCCCATCATTAATGTAAGGACTTCATATCCGGGAGCCAATGCCGAAATCATCGAATCGCAAATAACTGAGATACTTGAAGCATCTATCAATGGAATCGCAGGTATTCGTATCCTGACATCAACCAGTAGTGACGGAAGTAGTAACATTACTGTAGAATTTGAACTTGGTGTGGACATGGAGACCGCCGCCAATGACGTACGTGATAGGGTGTCGAGGGTACAAAACCGGCTTCCCCGGGATTGCGATCCACCTACCGTAGCTAAAGCTGATGCTGATGCCAATCCGATCATTATGTTGGCTATACGGAGCGAAAAGCGGAACCAGTTGGAACTTACGGATATTGCCGACAGGCTTTTTAAAGAACAATTGCAAACAATATCCGGTATCAGTGAAATCAGTATTTATGGGGAAAAACGTTATGCAATCCGAATTGCTCTTGATCCGGCCAAATTATCGGCCTACAATCTCACGGCAGAAGATGTAAGATCGCAGATTACAGCCGAAAATGTCGAATTGCCTTCCGGGAGTATAGAAGGTACGGCCATTGATTTAACAATACGTACATTAGGTCTGATCAGAAGTCCTCAGGAATTTGAAGCATTGATCATTAAAGAAGTAAATGGAAATCCTGTCAAATTAGGCGATTTAGGTTTTGCTCAATTTGCAGCGGAAAATGAAAAGTCTATCAATAAACTGAATGGAGAGCCATGTGTCATCCTTGCCATATTGCCTCAGTCCGGAGCAAATAATGTGGAAATATCCGACTTATTTAAAAAGCGCCTTGAAGAAATCGTTTTAGATATGCCGGAGGATCTTGCCGTAGAAGTGATCATGGATACTACGGATTTTGTGAGAAATTCTATCCTGGAAGTAGAGGAAACCATCATACTGGCCTTTGTATTTGTGGTGATAATTATTTTCCTATTCTTACGTAACTGGCGTACAACGCTGATTCCGATTATAGCTATCCCTATATCACTGGTTGGGGCATTTTTTATTATGTATTTATTCAGCTTTTCGGTCAACATACTTACTTTGCTGGCAATTGTATTAGCCGTCGGGATCGTGGTAGATGATGCCATTGTGGTGATGGAAAATATTTTTGCCAAAGTAGAAGAAGGGATGTCCCCTATTGAAGCTGCATTTAAAGGATCCAAAGAGATATATTTTGCAATTATTTCCACAACAATCGTACTGGTTTGTGTATTTCTTCCGGTAGTATTTTTAAGTGGAACAACAGGAAGACTTTTCCGGGAATTCGGGATTGCTATTGCCGGTGCAATTGTTATATCTGCGTTTATATCCCTTACTTTAACACCAATGATGTGTTCCAAAATTTTGAAACCATCTTCTTCCCAAAGTAAATTTTACCAGGTAACAGAAAGATTCTTTGTGGCCCTATCAGATGCATACAGCAACGGTCTCAGTACTTTCATCCGGATGCGGTGGTTATCCGTTGTAATTATCATAGGGGCTTTCGTTGCTATTGTTGTACTGTTCCTTAACCTTAAGTCGGAATTAGCACCTCTTGAAGACCGCAGTCGTATTACGTTACGCGTAAGTGTTCCTGAAGGCACTTCATTTGAAAGCATGGCAGTATATATTGATGAGATTTCGGATATGGTCCGCGATTCCGTTCCCGAGTTAAAAAGTATGCAATCCATGGTCCGTGGAGGCTGGGGATTTGTACGCGCATTCCTTGTTGATCCGAATGAAAGGACCCGTAGCCAACAGGAAATAGCAGACAAACTTGTAAATGATACCCGGCTCATGACAAAAGGGAAGATACTGGTGACCCAGGATCCGACCATCGGGGACAGACGATCGGGACAAGGAGTACAATATGTTATCCAGGCAGCTACTCTGGATAAATTACGCTCAATACTCCCTGTTTTTATGGATGAAGTACAAAAAGATCCGACCTTCTCGTTTGCCGATGTCAATCTTAAGTTCAGCAAGCCGGAACTTGTGGTGAATATCGATAGGGAAAAAGCACGTTTACTTGATGTATCTACTACAGCTATTGCACAAACGATGCAGTTGGCTTATGCAGGACAACGTGTCGATTATTTTACCATGAATGGAAAGCAGTATCAGGTGATTGTTGAAGTAGACAAACAAGACCGTAACAAACCGGATAATCTCACGGCACTGTATGTACGGAGTAATACCGGAAACATGATCCAGTTAGATAATTTAATATATGACTCTATAAAAAGTAATACTCCATCGTTATACAGATTTAACCGTTATGTATCAGCTACGGTTTCAGCGACAATGGCAAAGGGTTACACGTTAGGAGATGGTATTGCAGCTATGGATGTTATATCAAAAAAAGTATTGGATGATACTTATAAAACGGATCTATCCGGTCAGGCCCGTGAGTTTAACGAAAGTTCAAATAGTATTTACTTCGCTTTCGGGCTAGCCCTGCTCCTCGTATATCTTGTTTTGGCAGCCCAGTTTGAGAGTTTCAGGGATCCTCTTATTATCATGTTCTCTGTTCCGCTGGCATTAATGGGAACACTTCTATCTCTGTGGTTTTTTGATCAAACCATCAATATTTTCAGTGAAATAGGTATCATTATGCTGATCGGACTTATCACTAAAAACGGGATTCTCATTGTTGAGTTTGCCAATCAGCGTCGTGATATGGGACATTCTATCCTTAAAGCCGTAAAAGATGCTTCTGTTTCACGACTCCGCCCTATATTAATGACGAGCCTTGCCACAATTTTCGGTATATTACCTATTGCACTGGCATTGGGAGCGGGTGCCGAAAGCCGTGTTTCAATGGGAATCGCCGTAGTCGGCGGGATGCTTTTCGGAACCATCCTTACTTTATTCGTCGTCCCTGTGATGTATACTTTTATTACCAGTAAAGAACGGGTGATCATCCGCGAGGAAGATTATTTATAATTCTGTAAT from the Bacteroidales bacterium genome contains:
- a CDS encoding LytTR family transcriptional regulator DNA-binding domain-containing protein is translated as MRRYFEIIYWFAAVILISLLFVSLMKSYVAALFLSVMMLPGALFAKFLGGSISSQNRSRRVLETIYFLLIVLLIEYLAIFLSCFYLFGYHLPETMNILFNPLFIWLLLIVFWGFERFLAAKFLVGKVRDRFMEFTSERKKIRIEIDTILYVESRDDVVLVVASDGKQYRTRMNITLWSNVLDDRFARVHRAFIVNRNYVKGMSAGRLELASGVKIDVSKRYREMVGEWFDIVD
- the aqpZ gene encoding aquaporin Z, translated to MMKTNQKFLAEFIGTFILVLGGCGTAVFASSANFVGILGVALAFGLTVVAGAYAIGHISGAHLNPAVSFGLWAGGRMPGKDLLPYMGAQILGAILAATVIYLIVSNKTDFSGIGGFAANGYGEHSPGGYGLLAALIAETTLTFIFLLVILGVTDKTGPAGFAGLAIGLTLTLIHLISIPITNTSVNPARSISQAFFVGGWALEQLWLFILAPLAGAFLAGIVYKAAFAQKNES
- a CDS encoding acyl-CoA thioesterase, translating into MQVLSDTVHIKVRFSEVDSMNIVWHGAYVKYLEDGRESFGKKYGITYQDVLESGYYIPIVKLNCVYQLPLRYGDSAIVETRFINSDAAKILFDYSIYRESDQALILEASSMQVFLNQQQELELNTPPFFADWKKKHLAFL
- a CDS encoding efflux RND transporter periplasmic adaptor subunit; the protein is MKVKNIFFIALALALVGAIVYKAVWSKPAQAKSGGGLARAALPVNLLVVKPQSFIETLSVTGTVEANEEVLLKSEVSGKITGIFFNEGTRVDKGTLLIKVYDDDLQAQLTKAQANLKLTEEVEARQKQLLEREAISRQDYDVAYANLQSAQADVALFESQISKTEIRAPFDGTIGFRKVSPGEYITPGTEIASLVNNHPAKIQFAVPEKYSRVLGKNTVIKYRLEGMLDERTASVYAVDPAIDQATRTLQLKALSPNLKGELIPGAFVRINVLMEKSDNVILVPTEAVISETDGQKAYLFRNGNVEKVTVETGTRTNSKVEIVRGIHSGDTLITTGMMQITPRSMVTPAVIN
- the purL gene encoding phosphoribosylformylglycinamidine synthase, which gives rise to MIYFFRNKLEEIIAVKSASTISGQSISKLEWLFGEAKYIELQDIQGWFIGPRKEMITPWSTNAVDITLNMNIHDIVRIERFVPTTPPKENAPRNYDPMLQALYENLTNDIFTIDKEPDPILYISDIAAYNQQEGLALNKDEITYLEGLQEKLGRQLTDSEIFGFSQVNSEHCRHKIFNGKFVIDGEEMPSTLFQMIRRTSSVNHNKIVSAYKDNCAFVEGPEIRRFVPRRGDQPDFFTIRDESSVISLKAETHNFPTTVEPFNGAATGSGGEIRDRLAGGKGAIPSAGTAVYMTPYPRFQETGRTWEKITPRPWLYQSPLDILIKASNGASDFGNKFGQPLICGSVLTYEHVENMKKYGFDKVIMLAGGIGYTRKEDSEKDIPEQGDKIVLLGGDNYRIGMGGGAVSSVATGEYNNAIELNAVQRSNPEMQKRVANAIRALAESKENPIISIHDHGAGGHLNCLSELVEATGGIIDMSRLPVGDPTLSDKEIVGNESQERMGLIMKPENVQLLRDIAKRERAPMYVIGHATGDHRFTFEDTKTGEKPIDLLLEDMFGNTPRTVMTDTTIEKKFEPIEYEKHKIQEYVESLLQLEAVACKDWLTNKVDRSVTGLIALQQTAGEIQLPLNNLGVVALDYQGGYGMATSIGHAPGVAMLDAAAGSRIAIAEALTNLVWAHLSDGLKGVSLSANWMWPCKNPGEDALLYRAVEAASKFAIDLGINIPTGKDSLSMTQKYPDGEVVFSPGTCIISTVAQVSDIRKVVRPVMVNDESTHIIYVDLSRSPFALGGSSFSQIIGKIGDIVPDIAETTYFVKAFDVVQRLIGKGLILAGHDVSSGGLITTLLEMCFANREGGMEVDLTSVASERENWDSDIIRLLFAENPALVIQVEEADSVKVHEAFGLAGIKAYTIGKPIPKRIIRAFCEGEKYKFDIDQLRDLWFKTSYLLDGRQSGKKKATERFSNYKFQHLEYVFPPHFKGSFDQYDINPDRKTPSGVKAAIIRDKGSNGDREMAWMMHLAGMDVKDVHTSDLIDGRETLDDVNMIVFVGGFSNSDVLGSAKGWAGALLYNEKAKAAITRFYARPDTLSLGICNGCQLMVELGLLTPEDEQKPTMEPNDSRKFESNFINVTIPENHSVMLQSMAGSRLGVWIAHGEGKFNFPMPAEHYHIGLTYSYDAYPANPNGSPMGIAGIYSKDGRHLAMMPHPERAIYPWNWPYYPASREHDQITPWVEAFVNAAEWIQKQKNE
- a CDS encoding MotA/TolQ/ExbB proton channel family protein; translated protein: MFTLFVEGGVPWMTFMTLILIALFLAAWKAPAWVKEIGKFAAAFGVFATLVGIMQAALDIEAAGGISQVIVWAGLRVAVITAVYGLVIYMISLIIRMIQKPRI